The Choristoneura fumiferana chromosome Z, NRCan_CFum_1, whole genome shotgun sequence DNA window gttaaaaaaatataccggcagtttatttttaatgaaaaaaggcgggaaagcataagaaaaacatTGATTGTGACAGTGATTTGTGAAACATTGTGTGTAACAGTgattattttgagaaaaagtttattctatgtCAGAATTATTAAccattttgagaaaagctttatattagtctcagCTGGAATAGcaaattgctggcttcgtattagttattaaaacggactcgcaagctcgtccgtttaatactcatactcagccagcaattagCTACTttcaggccacgacaataatctactattgtcgCACTGCACACTGTTACATCCTGTGGCGGTTATCTTTGACGTCTTTGTACAATATATACAGATTTATACAGCATGGACTTTCAATATGGGCGAATATTAAAACAGCGTCAAACAGTTATAAGATCTAAAGAgtgatttttaataataaaaaaccggccaagagcgtgtcggacacgcccaaaatagggttccgtagccattacgaaaaatttaagtaatatttttctaaggatatcatattttatacggaatcttccaagtttaggtacattttataccttaagctgctatttaagagtaaaactacctactaatatttctcaagcaaagttttccttcaaagtttgatatatttactaccatcctgattttttttcaaatttttccacccaccggtttagattttagaggggggggacgctcaattttaatgaaaatttgcacttaaaagttgtatatttcgcaaaaaaatcgtcttagctaaccccttatggttttaaaagacctatccaacgataccccacactatagggttggatgagaaaaaaaaatcacccccactttacgtctatgggagataaagtaattttttttttttagttgacacctggactttctgacatttggacatttATGCTCCTAAACGTGACCCATATTTAAAATACTGACTGTTTATGCTATaatgataaatatatttatttcagaccagTGTTTACCCGTTGCTGCGCATGCGAAAATTATAAGATCAACAGTTGAATTAACAATCCGGGATTTGACTAAATTCCCGTAGAAATTCCAAAAAATTGGTGTTATCGACGTTGCATTAAACAaccgtgtcaaatttcatgacataCCCAGtggatgagatttcgagatttcaccccgatcccgtaggaatatcgggataaaaactagcctatttGTTACACACACACGTAtctattcacaaactttcacgtttataatattagtaggattatagtaggatacttaaatacataaaatctaTAGGTATCTCTAGGTACTTACCATTAAGCTGGTACAGtcgacgtcataaataagtgatcatttctgtaccttgtcttgtcgctttcagtcgttacacaaacatgacgttaaagtgacaaggtacaaaagtgatcacttatttatgacgttgactgtacttaactaaaacaaaatcaaaattaaatgctaTGCTATAATACCTATGACTTATGGCAGATTCGtctgctttatttttaattcagcaAAATTATTCTTAGTAGGTTAGTAATGGCTAATGGGCTTCCtcgtactttaaaaataaagtactaaaattgtaaaaaggaaaaacatgaaaaaaagaATGCTGTTAAATAAACGTGATGCCATTTCCCTGTTTTCCTCATTATGTTGACGTGACTTAGAAAATAAATCACGAACGTACAATTTCCtcttattttttaaccgacttcaaaaaaaggaggaggttatcaattcggttgtatttttttttaatgtttgttactttagaacttcgtcatttatgaaacgatttcaaaaatttttttttgagttcgtctaggaatgctttcaattaggtcccataagcagcaaattaggatctgatgatcggatcttaagaaatcgagggaactcttcaaatattgtagagacacctatggtaatttggttatatttagcagtaactcgtgcatttgttcttgcaaatcataatttggtgaagtggaactgatgatgaagaccagatttgaccaacggaactactactttcaataacaagtatttcacgggttaaatttaaattatcatgattaatatacttacctagataagcgactaagaagaaactttaagttaatgattctttcgaactgatctgatgctgaagccagaaggtaggcaacagaactctgttataaaacaacgtaactaagtcgtgtttgggcttaacggaatcgttgtgagatgttctttggctacgaatcactaaaaagtgagaaataaagaaaatttttaacaaaaaagtaaaaccgactacaaaaaataaaaaaataacaaaatggaaccgactacaaaacccttgaaaatatttttctaggtaagtaggtacgtactcagcacgacccagcaggagggattgaaacccatagtatgtaggtgaggtagacgactattgtgaattgtcccactcctgctggctcgtgctgagtcaccgacttcgagctagtacgtacctacttacctagaaaaatattttcaagggttttgtcgtcggttccattttgttatttttttatttttttgtagtcggttttacttttttgttaaaaaatttctttattttttataatataagttggtagttaaagttaataaaaatgcATCGTAAATAGTGTGAGGTTATAACAGAGCCTCAGGGTcttatattttatgttatgaTACAAAGCTAAGAACTACTCGCCACTCCTTCTGACAGTTTAGATGCACTTCAGAAAGCTTTTACCCCGTAATTTAACAAACTTACACGTTAGGGTTATTATGATAGGTAACTCTACATTGTCTACTCATGCTtttacttgtaaaaataaaacattaattgtATACCTAAGAGAAAAAAGGGCAACAAGGGCAAGGGAATCGaggagtaggtacttacaaaatgACGAAGCGATTGTGGTCGTAATTACAAAGAACGTAAATAGTTCAGCTTTAGCTAGTAGGTAGTAActgaaaacattatattaatttaaagggttgaataaaattgttttaagctTGTAACTAAATGTGACGAGTATCTTGTGTCATTATACGTTTATAGCATTCAGATGAGAAGATTACCGGCCTTAAGCCACAAAAAAAAGCGGCGTGGGCGTGGTACATTTCAATTACTCTTGTGATTGTGCTCCTCGTGTAGGCGAACACGGCTTACGAGATAACAAAACATGTCATGCGTTAAATTATAAATGCCCAACGATTTAACATATTTTCCACATGTAGAACGCTGTGAAATTACTGTACAAAAAGTACCGTATGTGcgtgaaaataaaacacaaatttaGTTACGATTGCGACGTCAAATGTTAGCTGGCGTTGTCCTTGCTCTCAGAAAAACTttaaggtattttatttaatgtattttacagtaggtacaatatGTTATATTTCGTACACTGTATAACTATCTCGTCTTTGCCGCgctaaataacatttaaaacgtACCTACGTGTAACATTTAACGCTAAGGAGTAAGGAACACGACTTCTATGCCTAAATTCATGTTTATTAGAGAATGATGCCATTGTGCTCACGACGACGTCTTGTAATAAAGTTTGTCTAGGAACGCAGTGCACATACCCgtaaacaaaataacaacaatCGCCCTATTCCACTTTCTCTCATAGGATATAGACAGGTGCGACTTATTTAGTGTACGAAACAAGCCACTTACAGTAATCTGGGTGACCTAGGTGAGGTGGTTCTGTACTGTACACAATAAGGCTCGATTGCGTGTATCTGGGCGATCCCGTTAACTTACTTACCCCattaagtaaataggtaagtacgtcAATATTGGACCACTTATTACTGGGTTACTGTACTTTACAGTATTGAGTTAGGGCGTCGTGGATGGTGGAACAACTTTGAACGTTCATAAAAAGCGGAACTAACCTTCACACGATATAGCAAGATCTTGATTAGTAGTAGCTAAGTATTTAAGGATCCgataaatttgcactttaattaGTACAACCTTACCACATGTgatttacaaatataaactatttatcTCATAACAGGCATGAACAACGAAAATGTATGTGTAATTTGTCCATGAGGTAGTGTATGTTGGCTTTTATATGAAACCAAAGCTGGAAGGAAAGTACAATGTACCTACTCTGGGGAAGGGAAACGGACAGTAAAAGTGGAAAAAGTAAGTTGatttagtcatgtttcatagcGTAAATTACTCTCTTAAATAGACTCATGTTCCTCCGATAGGATACTGAATTTGGCTTTGATACTAAACTTGTGTTTGAACCAAATtcgtaagtaggtaatttatatccacaataatgccaataacgTTTGTTTTATTGTCTTAAATTATATTGCGTGGTTCATTCGGTTCGATTATTAGGCAAAGTTGCTGAGCTGGCGCTAATTTTGACATAGTATACAGAGATCTAGCAACAGAAATTTACATATTTGCTTTAGTACATAGAAACAATTCTCAGCAACCAGTGACAAACGACAACAGCAAACACGTATTTGCACCACGCTACGTAATTGTGTAAAGGAGCATAATTCTATGTTACTTCGAGGGTTGTAAGTAGTTGGACGCGAGGTAAACTAATTTTGCACACATTCAAACAAACAAAGCGTCTTTGAATCAAGAATCCTCGTTATCTGAGTGTTACCGCCTATGCTTAGCTAGGTAACTTTCGCGTTGGTACATCTTACACAATAGACGCTTGACCGCAATTGAGCGTCGAGTTctgccaaataaatttatttttaacgctTAATCTCCGCTAGTACTTAATACTAAAATAATTGAGTTATTTGTTAAACTACCAACTGAACATTGAATGTTACTGAGGCTGAATTAATGTTAAAGAAAACTTCTAGTGAGAACTTTCCGTATTCCTTTATTTTACGAACAAACGCAGGAATTGCGTATTCGTGGTTGCTAATGCTTCGATTGATTCTCCTCTCAATTCTTCGAAGTCAGAGGAAAATATTGGTATTTCTGGCTGTGTTCTCGTGGTTCCAACCGTGGGCGACCCAAATTGGAACACCTTGCAGCAGACTCTGAACGCATTAGCGCAACCGGCGACCCCGGAGTCGAGTTTCAAACCAGGACACGATCGAACGTGCACGCAGATGCCTCCGCGTCCCCAGCACGTCCCTTGTGTCGTACCTGACGATATTCACTTTATTAGGGTTCCTCACTCACACGACCTGAACCCTATACAGCCGTGGGCGCTTTATTTGCcactaaaataattatagtttGAAATTCCAAACGCAACAAAAATGACAGTCGTGATAAGTGCTAAATTCTAACACCTTTTCATCATCAGCACAAGCACTGTGAgccaattttaataataattgttatatttatttttttaaagataggtacataataaagaTAAGCGAATCGTGAAatcaataacaaaaatactagATTCTGCATATTTTAGGTAAAATCGAAATACTAAAGTAAATGTCAAATTAGTAACGTCAGTCCTACTTAAAACTGCAAAAATCTgtaatatgaataaatataagtaatgtGGCAATAATCAACTGCATCCAATTGTTTTCAATTATGAAAAATGATGAAGTTTTTGATTTTCTGCGTACCTACGCTAGTGAAgtgactagtttttttttatggtataaggGGCAAGTAAGCAAATggatcatcatcagccggaagacatccactgctgaacaaaggcctcccccttagaacgctacaacgaacgaaaactcgccacttgcatccaccggttttctTCCCCAAAGGTTATGTGTTCTTccagcgatgtggcccgcccattgccacttcaacttgcatatttttacagctatgtcggtgactttagttcttcgtcgaatttccgtattccgaatTCTATCGcgtaaagaaactccaagcatagctctctccatagctcgttgcgtgtcAACTAAAGGCCAACAGtgaaggaccacgtctcagcgccataagtcatcactggcaacacgcactggtcaaagactctagtcttcaggcactgggaaatattggacgagaagatacGAAGAATAAGAAGCAAACGGATcgttgtaggtactttaaatatCCATTAACAAATATAGTATGTATACAGTTAAGTGTGTATACCTAGTTCTATAACAATCGGTAAATTATAGCCACCATTTGTATATTACAAAcacaatacctacctatgtataaaaaccttgaaaaaatatatacaaaccgAAGGTCGGTTTTCCTGACTGACTGCCAAGAAACACATCCGTGTATTTCTGCAATACTTCAATTTTGTCTTCTTCATTGTTAGAAAAtaccggtttaaaaaaaaataccagtaATGAGACAATTAGCAAAATAATTTTACCACGACATTGTACCATATTTTGAATTTCATAAGCACAATGGACGCAGCCGGGCATAACATTACCAAAATGCTATCAGCTTGTTATTCAAAATAACTAATTGTACGTGGACAATAAATCACAGTTAATCAAACACGTTTGTATTATTCATTGTGGGTAACAAGAATTTCGGATTAAATTCATTGCGATTTTAAATGATTGAAGTGAAGTTGGGCTGCTTCCGTCACTTTTTTTcatcaaatattaatatttcacGGTCTAAGTTTTTGAATTCCTCGACCTTCATAGCTTTAGGTTTTGTGCCTTTTTTTTCTTCTGAATCTGAATCTGGTTCATCCAAACCCGCTAATATTCCTTTGCCGCCAACGTCTTGATGTATTGACCACGGCATTGCTACATTATTTATTCCTTTGTCCCGCATGTCTTTGACCTGGAAGCGATTCCAGGCGAAACAGCAAACGTTGAGTTTGTCCTTGCACCCGGGTACTTCGGTCATGTACCTGGCACCAGAGCACAGTTTGTAGTTAACGCAGATTCCACCTAGTTTCCAGCATGGCGTGCTCAGCAAAGATCCTTCAAAGAAATGGACTgattaaagaaagaaacaaaaaataatactataTACCTTATTTTATTCAGTACTTGTAAAACTTTTATGACTTAGGTATGTAATGAGCCGATATCCCTAGCTTTATCCTCGTTTTTTTTGTGAGAAATTTAATAAGTGTAGCCTATGTAGTAATTTAAAATGCTCACTGCGTGATGAGAGCGTAGCGAGTGCGGAGTGGTAAGCCAGAAGCTCCGCCCGCAGATCTTCATATTCTTCGTCAGCCGACAAGTCCAGGTTTGCGTCGTTCCTTAGCTGCGTAACTAGCCCGCCTCCTAAGTCACTGCCTTCATCATCGTTGTCTTCTGACCAAACCCCTACGTTCGAGCACAGAATAAAAGTCAACAACACTCGGTATTGCATTTCGCAAACATTTCAGTACTAagctataaatataattttttaacatTCTTAACTTTACAGCTTTTTTATTGACGCCACAGCAAATGATCTTAGATAAGCAACACATCCTGCAGAAAAATGTCGCAATCGAATACGGCAAATTGTAGGTACGTAtagtaaaatattattcgtttcaAAACCTTATAAGTCGTCAACAGTTCAATAGAAGGATCCACTATTTCCGCAAATAGTTTCATTATCTCGACAAAGGAAGATACAAATTGATACGTTTCATATCGACTGCCCAAAACATCTACATTTAGATTATCAACTAACTTTCCGATTCTCTGTCTACATCAATGATTGCTTTTGGTGAAATGGTTTTTTTAACAACCTCTTTGCCTTTCCtgaaaataaaatctaaattgttCAAGAGTGTATAACGCATTCACTgtcaccgacgcatatatgcgttttcggaacttccccccagtgccgctgtcataattattcatacattttgaacacacatgtgcgtcggtggcacctgtggtcaatcaagtcaagtcaggtggcagtaaATGCGATAAGTCACAATCACAACATAAGCCACACATGCATAGTAGTTTAGTATCCTTAGTGTTCACGTTAATTTGACTTGGTAATAAGCTACGATAACGATACTAGTTCTTAGTCATCGAtcgctatttattattatcagaaACAACGGATTTGTAAACTAGAAAAGGCTTGTTAACCGTTCCTATTATGCTAGTGTTAAGGCACCGGTAGCGGGCTCGCCGCGGCGTGGCGGAGGCCGGCACGCGCGACGCCGGTCATCCTGCTGAATTATTGAACTCCGGGCCCGTTGCGGAATCAATCGGTTCGACCCGACTCGGGCCACCGCCCGCCTTTAAAAACCTTTTTGCAAACGTCTGCTATTCAAAGGAGAGCGCATAAGTTTTTCTGCAACTCGACGTATATCACTTTCAATAGACGAGTAAAGTGGGCCAGGTTGAATCTTACAATACCGGCGtgggttaagtaatatttttacgcTGCCGCGTTAAGAATAAATTTCAGGTTACGTTTAATTATCTAACTGTTACTTGGGAAAACTCGTTAGTTACAAAACGGGGGAGGTTATGTTGGAGATTTGATGATTATTAAGACCATGAgcatatttacaaaatgtagTTAAGGAAAGTTTAAACTTACATCCGCAAAAGTGTGTGCAAATATATTCCTAAAACAGTTTGCATTTACGTAGTGTGTTGTCCACCACAAGCGTTTATTGTGGAAATGGTTGTGTTATAAATACGGTAATCAGAGGCGGTGATTATAACTGTGGGTCATAACTTCCAATCTACATATTTGCAATTTCAAACTCTGCCCGCCTATTTGGATTGGAATTATTCAGTCGGATATTAAACGTAGAagcattaaataattaaacgttTTCAAACAATACCGTATTGTACTAATTGGGTATTTCAATTGAATACTTATGTTCAATTGCGTTatcgaaaaaatacaaaaagcttACCACGTGTAACACGCCAGCAACGCTTTCAGTTAAGAATAGTTCATTATACATATACTGTAATAAtgattaaaaatggttttactcTGGGGTTATTAATTgcactaaattaaataattagcgATACTTACTCGTATAAACAAACTGTCGGGGCCTATTTCCCTGTTATATTTTCAAATAGTGAGATGGATtcttatgaataaataataaacttattaatatgtttatgaataaataaattttacatatTGCGTCTATCcaataggtatatttaaatacgtaccaaatgatgtttttttttaagtgtaacATTTGATTACGGTGCGTCTGTTGACCTTTCCAGTAGCTGGATGGACATGAGACAGCAAGTCCTTTGGCGACTAAGTTGTAGGGCGTGTGCCCGTAGACGGCTCTTTGTCCCCCTATTCTTATGCGGTCACCATCCGAGATAGATGGCCACAAGAAATCCTCGCCAGTCAGCGATGAATACACTCccttttacttacatacatataaccATACACACCCTTCCGTGAGATGAAACAAAATGAATAAATTCTTGGCCTGATCTTGGACGTAGAGCGGTTTGCTCCTTGTTGTTTTACTCTGGCTCGGGAATTATGCAAATTTCGAGTTCTATTTATAttgcaaattataattttctctTGTTTCATTTTTTCCGTTGGACAAATTTATATTTCTGAAAATGAAAATGCTTtattaacaaaagaaaacaaagtaGCGAGACGGGTTTTTATctgttacctacttattaagaTGGTAGTGTGTTATGAAAAActttgatttaaatttcttcagCGACCCTAAAATCGAGCCAAATCCACAACAATTAATCACAATTTACCATGAAACCATCTACTTAAGTAATTGATCCATACGAGGCAAAAAGCAATAAACCTACTTTAGTTAGTTCGATTGTGTGGTATTTCCACGGTTGTTAGTTGTTAAGAGGTGTTTGCATCTGAACATGAAGCAACAAAGGGTCTTGATTAATTGTCTCCGGAATGACATTTAGTCCAGTCCACAGCGTAAACAgcaaagttttacttaaatCGCTTTTGCAGCAACGCCCCTAATTGCGCCAAGTCTATTTTGACAGGTGATTGTAGCCCGAAGATAAATGGAAACTGACGCTGAGTCGCTAAAAAGACGGGGAAAGGAACGCCGATGGAAATGAACTCGCACACCCATTTACTGCCGCGTCTTCGGAATTCAAAGCTTATCTAAATGCGTCGCGGAAGAAAAAACTTCAGCGGCAGAGGTTCCTACCTAAATCTGTTTCTTTTTTGTCgggaataaattaaattataattgaatTTATAAGGAAACAAAAATCTATTTGCTATTTATTTGAAGATGttattcaaaacatttatttaataacttaaaACAAAGCGTTTAAGATAAAACGTCCTCGGCATTACACACCAAAAGCTCCGCTCTCTATGGGCCGTTGATTAAGAGTACGAGGGAGACAAAACCTTCAATCACAGGAGAAAATACCTACACGGACAACGGCGTAGCTACAACATTAGTCCAAGAGCTGGCatcaaaagctagtttttactGCACCCTATCCACTTTACAAATCTAACCCCGAAAACATTTATCTGCGGAAAAATCTTATTTTCATTGAATTGGTTTGGGATCGATAACGATGTTCCAACGACATGACATGACTGCGGAAATCGTATCGTCAATAGGCATCTATACGTAACGCGGCTCGTGGCCGCGACGCCCGAGCCCCGAGCCCCGAGCCGACACGTTACGCGCCGTGCTGCGTGCCGCTCACTTTTCAACCCACTGATCATCTTAATAGAAATGtcaatatcattttattttatttccaattgGAACGAGAATGGATACAACGGTACAATGtgtacaaagcaaataaaaagtttttttttgaagtacACAATTACAAATCACATACTACCGGcttgttaataattataaaaatacacaagGAAGTCCTTTGTTTGGTAAGAATAAACGGCTTGTAATTTGAAATAGCTATAATACGAGTCTTCATATTTAATGCTACGAACAAACGTAGCTAAGTATTTATTAGCGCAAATGTCTGACTTTTCTTCCAACCCACGTTACAGAAATTATAACCTGTAAGTCTAAACTAACGCAAGTATGTATACCATCCTTCATatctttaaaaaaccggccaagagcgtgtcggacatgtccaaaatggggttccgtagccattacgaaaaaattaagtaatattttctaaggatttcctatttaggaatcttccaagtttaggtatattttataccttaggctgatatttactcttaaactactaataattctcaatcaaacttagccgttatagttttctttgatatttactaccatactgatttttttaaaaaatttccacccactggtttagattttagagggggggacgctcgattttcttgaaattttgcactttaaagttgaatatttcgtaaacaaatcactgaatcgaaaaaacgtCTTACTAAACCCCTTatgattttaaatacctaatcaacgataccccacactatagggttggattagacaaaaaaaatcacccccactttacgtctatgggaggtaccctaaaaatttttttttaaatttttttattgtatcattttgtcggcatagtttacatatatatccgtgcaaaattacagctttctagcattgatagtcgtgagcaaagccgcggacggacggtcggacagaatttaataataaataagacatAGAATATCGTATTTGAATAACACCAATTAATTTACGTTCTTAAATACTCACTGTACCTAAGTTAACTAGTTCGTTGGAAACTTTTCAAGTTAAAACCTCTTTTTAATTGTTACTCGAGTAACAAACTTGTAAAGAGACATTTAtgattataaaaattaatactAAAATGAATAAGTGAAAGAATAACTTTATAAggaatttattttgaaacaaaCAAGGTACCTACTATGCGAcctatttttaggattccggagccaaaatggcaaaaacggaacccttatagtttcgccatgtctgtctatctgtctgctCAGGGAcgatcaatgctagaaagctgtaattttgcacggatatatatgtaaactatgccgacaaaatggtacaataaaaaactaaaaaaaaaaaatttttagggtacctcccataggcgtaaagtgggggtgatattttattctcatccaaccctatagtgtggggtatcgttggataggtcttttaaaaccattaggggtttgcttagaCGATTTTCCGATTCATGGATATGTTTACGAAAAATTCAACTTtagagtgcaaattttcattaaaattgaacgtccccccccctctaaaatctaaatcggtgggtggaaaagtttgaaaaaaatcaggatggtagtaagtatatcaaactttcaaggtaaactataacggttaagtttgcttgaaaataattagtagtttaagaataaatagcagcctaaggtataaaatatacctaaactatggaagattctgataaaatacgaaatccttagaaaaatattacttaattctttcgtaatggcatttcgggcgtgtccgacatgctcttggccggtttttgtgtATTAGGTATATTGATTTGAAAATCTAAGTGACATCAAGGcggtcttttttttaatgtttttaataatatttaatacagaTGAGTCAAAACCTGCCTCAGCAGCAATTATTTGGAGTAATTAATACCAACCAATACGAGAGCGGGTCGATCGACCGCACAGCGTGCAAGCGGTATTACATCTTAATTACCAATTATTTCTTGCTATAtcttaaaaattacaacttagGTAATGTGTCGAAAGCCCGAGTTTTATCCTGGTTTGTCTTTGTAGCAAATTGATAAGGTGCCGCTCTTAGTTTGTATCAATTAATCAAAAATGCACGCTGCATGTTGAGAGCGAAGCGAGAGCGGAGTCGTAAGCCAGAAGCTCCGTCCATATATCTTCGTAGGTACTCTTTTTCAGCCGCCATGTCCAATTTTGCGTCGTTCCTTGCTGTGTAACTAATCCGCTTCCCAAGTTACTAAGTACCTTCTTTCTCTTCATGGTTTTCCGATGCGTTCGAGCACAGAACAGAATAAAACTTAGCAT harbors:
- the LOC141426870 gene encoding uncharacterized protein, with the translated sequence MQYRVLLTFILCSNVGVWSEDNDDEGSDLGGGLVTQLRNDANLDLSADEEYEDLRAELLAYHSALATLSSRRSLLSTPCWKLGGICVNYKLCSGARYMTEVPGCKDKLNVCCFAWNRFQVKDMRDKGINNVAMPWSIHQDVGGKGILAGLDEPDSDSEEKKGTKPKAMKVEEFKNLDREILIFDEKK